In one window of Kitasatospora sp. MMS16-BH015 DNA:
- a CDS encoding anti-sigma regulatory factor: protein MSQIDGEPGVKDFVEVRLPAAGAYLSVLRTATAGLAARLDFTLDEIEDLRIAVDEACAILLQQAVPGSVLSCEFRLVGDSLRVTVSAPTTDGRAPERDTFAWTVLSALAGEVESSVGADNTVSISLHKKRGGGPAGL from the coding sequence GTGTCCCAGATCGACGGCGAGCCCGGAGTGAAGGACTTCGTGGAGGTCCGGCTGCCCGCTGCGGGCGCCTACCTCTCGGTACTGCGAACGGCGACCGCCGGTCTCGCGGCCCGGTTGGACTTCACCCTGGACGAGATCGAGGATCTCCGGATCGCGGTGGACGAGGCCTGCGCCATCCTGCTCCAGCAGGCCGTGCCGGGCTCCGTCCTCAGCTGCGAGTTCCGGCTGGTCGGTGACTCCCTCCGGGTCACCGTCTCCGCGCCGACCACCGACGGGCGGGCCCCCGAGCGGGACACCTTCGCCTGGACGGTGCTCTCCGCGCTGGCGGGCGAGGTGGAGTCCTCGGTCGGCGCGGACAACACGGTGAGCATCAGCCTGCACAAGAAGCGCGGCGGAGGCCCCGCCGGGCTCTGA
- a CDS encoding GNAT family N-acetyltransferase, translated as MIRKAVSTDVPVIHTMIRELAEYEKEPEAAVATEAQLQDALFGPEPAVFGLIAVDDATGETVGFALWFRNFSTWRGTHGVYLEDLYVRPEARGGGHGKALLTELARICVERGYSRMEWSVLDWNAPSIAFYKSLGAVPMDGWTVYRLTDEALTALGS; from the coding sequence ATGATCCGCAAAGCCGTGAGCACCGACGTCCCCGTCATCCACACCATGATCCGCGAGCTCGCGGAGTACGAGAAGGAGCCGGAGGCGGCCGTCGCCACCGAGGCCCAGCTGCAGGACGCGCTGTTCGGCCCGGAGCCGGCCGTCTTCGGTCTGATCGCGGTGGACGACGCCACCGGCGAGACGGTCGGCTTCGCGCTCTGGTTCCGCAACTTCTCCACCTGGCGCGGCACCCACGGCGTCTACCTGGAGGACCTGTACGTGCGCCCCGAGGCGCGCGGCGGCGGCCACGGCAAGGCCCTGCTGACCGAGCTGGCCCGGATCTGCGTGGAGCGCGGCTACTCCCGGATGGAGTGGTCCGTGCTGGACTGGAACGCGCCCTCCATCGCCTTCTACAAGTCCCTCGGCGCGGTCCCGATGGACGGCTGGACGGTCTACCGGCTCACCGACGAGGCCCTCACCGCCCTCGGTTCGTGA
- the sodN gene encoding superoxide dismutase, Ni encodes MFSRLFAPRATAHAHCDLPCGVYDPAQARIEAESVKATQEKYQANEDASFRTRAIVIKEERAELVKHHLSVLHTDYFKAPHFEKYPQLHELFNQAGKAASAAKGSNDPATGQALLDLIAQIDAIFWETKKA; translated from the coding sequence ATGTTCTCTCGTCTGTTTGCTCCGCGAGCCACCGCGCACGCCCACTGCGACCTGCCCTGCGGCGTCTACGACCCGGCCCAGGCCCGGATCGAGGCCGAGTCGGTGAAGGCCACTCAGGAGAAGTACCAGGCCAACGAGGACGCGTCGTTCCGCACGCGCGCCATCGTCATCAAGGAGGAGCGCGCCGAGCTGGTCAAGCACCACCTCTCGGTGCTGCACACCGACTACTTCAAGGCCCCGCACTTCGAGAAGTACCCGCAGCTGCACGAGCTGTTCAACCAGGCCGGCAAGGCCGCCTCGGCCGCCAAGGGCTCGAACGACCCGGCCACCGGCCAGGCCCTGCTCGACCTGATCGCCCAGATCGACGCGATCTTCTGGGAGACCAAGAAGGCCTGA
- the sodX gene encoding nickel-type superoxide dismutase maturation protease, with translation MTSAEHNGLLPLGVVDVAGPSMVPTLHDGDLVLVHYGGRIRPGAVVLCRHPLRQDLLIVKRAAGRRGRGWWLLSDNEFVESDSREYGPVPDELVLGRVLLRLKPRLRWLRPR, from the coding sequence ATGACTTCTGCGGAGCACAACGGTCTGCTGCCGCTGGGCGTGGTCGACGTGGCGGGGCCCTCGATGGTGCCCACGCTCCACGACGGTGACCTGGTCCTCGTCCACTACGGCGGCCGGATCCGGCCCGGCGCGGTGGTGCTCTGCCGCCACCCGCTCCGGCAGGACCTGCTGATCGTGAAGCGGGCGGCGGGGCGGCGGGGCCGGGGCTGGTGGCTGCTCTCCGACAACGAGTTCGTCGAGAGCGACAGCCGGGAGTACGGGCCGGTGCCGGACGAGCTGGTGCTGGGGCGGGTGCTGCTGCGGCTGAAGCCGCGGCTGCGCTGGCTCAGGCCCCGGTAG
- a CDS encoding CGNR zinc finger domain-containing protein, whose protein sequence is MELASYADFAVRLVNSEEPERGTDALTSVEAVRALFGEPTRAAALADESDLPRLRAVRGRLRGVFEAAAEGDEVRGVDLLNSLLVEYPVSPLVSGHDYLDEAGRPRWHLHLADNAPTAAANFTAVACMGLAIHLTELGADRLGICQAAPCRNAYLDTSTNRSRRYCSDRCATRANVAAYRARKRQEAAAAAATGA, encoded by the coding sequence GTGGAGCTCGCCTCGTACGCCGACTTCGCCGTCCGGCTGGTGAACAGCGAGGAGCCCGAGCGCGGCACCGACGCGCTCACCTCCGTCGAGGCCGTCCGGGCCCTGTTCGGCGAGCCCACCCGGGCCGCCGCGCTGGCCGACGAATCCGACCTGCCCCGGCTGCGGGCCGTCCGCGGGCGGCTGCGCGGGGTCTTCGAGGCCGCCGCCGAGGGCGACGAGGTACGGGGCGTCGACCTGCTCAACAGCCTGCTGGTCGAGTACCCGGTCAGCCCGCTGGTCTCCGGCCACGACTACCTGGACGAGGCCGGCCGCCCCCGCTGGCACCTCCACCTGGCCGACAACGCCCCCACCGCCGCGGCCAACTTCACCGCCGTCGCCTGCATGGGCCTGGCCATCCACCTCACCGAGCTCGGCGCCGACCGCCTCGGCATCTGCCAGGCCGCCCCCTGCCGCAACGCCTACCTCGACACCTCCACCAACCGCTCCCGCCGCTACTGCTCCGACCGCTGCGCCACCCGCGCCAACGTCGCCGCCTACCGCGCCCGCAAGCGCCAGGAGGCCGCCGCAGCGGCCGCTACCGGGGCCTGA
- a CDS encoding amino acid ABC transporter ATP-binding protein produces the protein MVKAEAVRKSYGLVEVLKGIDLQVNQGEVFVLVGPSGSGKSTFLRCINHLEKINAGRLWVDGDLVGYKQRGEKLYELKDREVAQRRRDIGMVFQHFNLFPHMTAIENVIEAPVQVKGESKSAARERGMTLLERVGLSDKAGNYPSQLSGGQQQRVAIARALAMQPKLMLFDEPTSALDPELVGEVLDVMRGLAQDGMTMVVVTHEMGFAREVGDALVFMDGGVVVEAGNPREVLANPQHERTRSFLSKVL, from the coding sequence ATGGTCAAGGCCGAGGCCGTGCGCAAGTCCTACGGCCTGGTCGAGGTGCTCAAGGGCATCGACCTCCAGGTCAACCAGGGCGAGGTCTTCGTGCTGGTCGGGCCCTCGGGCTCGGGCAAGTCGACCTTCCTGCGCTGCATCAACCACCTGGAGAAGATCAACGCCGGCCGGCTCTGGGTCGACGGCGACCTGGTGGGCTACAAGCAGCGCGGCGAGAAGCTGTACGAACTGAAGGACCGCGAGGTGGCGCAGCGCCGCCGCGACATCGGCATGGTCTTCCAGCACTTCAACCTCTTCCCGCACATGACGGCCATAGAGAACGTCATCGAGGCGCCGGTGCAGGTCAAGGGCGAGAGCAAGTCCGCCGCCCGTGAGCGGGGCATGACGCTGCTGGAGCGGGTCGGGCTCTCCGACAAGGCGGGCAACTACCCGTCGCAGCTCTCCGGCGGCCAGCAGCAGCGGGTGGCCATCGCCCGGGCGCTGGCCATGCAGCCCAAGCTGATGCTCTTCGACGAGCCCACCTCGGCGCTCGACCCGGAGCTGGTCGGCGAGGTGCTGGACGTCATGCGCGGCCTGGCCCAGGACGGCATGACGATGGTCGTGGTCACCCACGAGATGGGCTTCGCCCGCGAGGTGGGCGACGCGCTGGTCTTCATGGACGGCGGCGTGGTCGTCGAGGCCGGCAACCCGCGCGAGGTGCTGGCCAACCCGCAGCACGAGCGGACCCGCTCCTTCCTCTCCAAGGTGCTCTGA
- a CDS encoding amino acid ABC transporter permease — protein sequence MNSLDQGAVPPGRPEAIKAVPVRHPGRWAGAAVVLLLAAMLVHALVTNSQFQWDVVGKYFFDSTITHGMLVTLELTALAMVIGVVGGTLLAIMRLSANPVLSTTAWFYIWVFRGTPVLVQLFIWNYLGTLWANIGFGIPFGPVFWSEPTNKLIPLFVAALLGLGLNEAAYMAEIVRSGIQSVPVGQTEAAHALGMSQSRTMRRIILPQAMRVIIPPTGNETISMLKTTSLVSAISLEELFRASQNISSRTFQIIPMLMIASIWYLAMTSILTVVQYYIERHYARGANRVLPPTPLQRLRGLFAGRRPAPAPATQGDVVTGADGGGHL from the coding sequence GTGAACTCTCTCGATCAGGGCGCGGTGCCGCCGGGACGGCCTGAGGCCATCAAGGCCGTCCCGGTCCGACACCCCGGTCGTTGGGCCGGAGCCGCCGTCGTGCTGCTGCTCGCGGCGATGCTCGTCCACGCGCTCGTCACCAACTCACAGTTCCAGTGGGATGTCGTCGGCAAGTACTTCTTCGACTCCACCATCACCCACGGCATGCTCGTCACCCTCGAGCTGACCGCACTGGCCATGGTGATCGGCGTCGTGGGCGGCACCCTGCTGGCCATCATGCGGCTCTCCGCCAACCCGGTGCTCTCCACCACCGCGTGGTTCTACATCTGGGTCTTCCGCGGCACCCCCGTGCTCGTCCAGCTGTTCATCTGGAACTACCTGGGCACCCTGTGGGCCAACATCGGCTTCGGCATCCCGTTCGGCCCGGTCTTCTGGAGCGAGCCGACCAACAAGCTGATCCCGCTGTTCGTCGCCGCCCTGCTCGGCCTCGGCCTGAACGAGGCCGCCTACATGGCGGAGATCGTCCGCTCCGGCATCCAGTCGGTGCCGGTCGGCCAGACCGAGGCGGCCCACGCGCTCGGCATGAGCCAGTCCCGCACGATGCGGCGGATCATCCTGCCGCAGGCGATGCGGGTGATCATCCCGCCGACCGGCAACGAGACCATCTCGATGCTCAAGACCACCTCGCTGGTCTCGGCGATCTCGCTGGAGGAGCTGTTCCGCGCCAGCCAGAACATCTCCTCCCGCACCTTCCAGATCATCCCGATGCTCATGATCGCGAGCATCTGGTACCTGGCGATGACCTCGATCCTGACGGTCGTCCAGTACTACATCGAGCGGCACTACGCCCGCGGCGCCAACCGCGTGCTGCCCCCGACCCCGCTCCAGCGGCTGCGCGGCCTCTTCGCCGGCCGCCGCCCGGCCCCGGCCCCGGCCACCCAGGGCGATGTCGTCACCGGGGCCGACGGAGGTGGACACCTGTGA
- a CDS encoding ABC transporter substrate-binding protein, translating into MTARTPRLIALTVLATGSLLLTACSSSSSSSTSSGAPSASASIKDVTADSALAALVPADVKSAGKLTVATDASYAPNEFKDDKGAIVGMDVDLAGAIAKKLGLTADVQNATFDAIIPGIIAKKYNLSLSSFTATKEREATVDMVTYFSAGTGTAVKKGNPDKIDATDLCGKKVAVQTGTTQADAIKNTINPACTKAGKPTVPEDGNKFDLQTDVTQALFSGRDQVMLADSPVVDYAIKQTNGQLEKIGSVTDTAPYGVVLPKGSELTKAVQGAIQALMTDGTYKAILEKWGVQAGSIDKSVVNGN; encoded by the coding sequence ATGACCGCCCGCACCCCGCGACTGATCGCCCTCACCGTCCTCGCGACGGGCTCGCTGCTGCTCACCGCCTGCAGCAGCTCCTCCAGCTCCAGCACCAGCTCCGGCGCGCCCAGCGCCAGCGCCTCGATCAAGGACGTCACCGCCGACTCCGCCCTGGCCGCGCTCGTCCCCGCCGACGTGAAGTCGGCCGGCAAGCTGACCGTCGCCACCGACGCGTCCTACGCGCCGAACGAGTTCAAGGACGACAAGGGCGCCATCGTCGGCATGGACGTGGACCTGGCGGGCGCGATCGCCAAGAAGCTGGGCCTGACCGCCGACGTGCAGAACGCGACCTTCGACGCGATCATCCCGGGCATCATCGCGAAGAAGTACAACCTGAGCCTGAGCTCCTTCACCGCCACGAAGGAGCGCGAGGCCACCGTCGACATGGTCACCTACTTCTCGGCCGGCACCGGCACCGCCGTGAAGAAGGGCAACCCGGACAAGATCGACGCCACCGACCTGTGCGGCAAGAAGGTCGCCGTCCAGACCGGCACCACCCAGGCCGACGCGATCAAGAACACGATCAACCCCGCCTGCACCAAGGCCGGCAAGCCGACCGTCCCGGAGGACGGCAACAAGTTCGACCTCCAGACCGACGTGACCCAGGCGCTGTTCTCCGGCCGCGACCAGGTCATGCTCGCCGACTCCCCGGTCGTCGACTACGCGATCAAGCAGACCAACGGCCAGCTGGAGAAGATCGGCTCGGTCACCGACACCGCCCCGTACGGCGTCGTGCTGCCCAAGGGCTCGGAGCTGACCAAGGCCGTCCAGGGCGCCATCCAGGCCCTGATGACGGACGGCACGTACAAGGCGATCCTGGAGAAGTGGGGCGTGCAGGCGGGCTCCATCGACAAGTCGGTCGTCAACGGCAACTGA
- a CDS encoding ABC transporter substrate-binding protein: MHGTFLPIGRLARPFAALAAGSLLITGCASGGGSKDPAAALHGRLPSSVKSAGVLKIASDLSYTPVDFKDGNGTAMGLDADLAAELGKVLGVKIQIVDTPFEKLIPGLQQKGYDAVMSALTDSRNRRDGTDDTGKVTNPGVDFVDYFIAGSSILVRKGNPKGIRGLDDFCGQRVAVQRGTTQAEIVARQATACERGGHPMTTVLTETDADARDRLSGNQAVVDLTDYPVAAEAAKHDGGSMFEVTGSQLQPEPYGIAVAKENAQLRDTLAKALDQVIRSGAYDTVLGRWGLTAGAAQNAVVNGGF; encoded by the coding sequence ATGCACGGAACGTTCCTGCCCATCGGACGCCTCGCCCGCCCGTTCGCCGCCCTCGCAGCCGGATCGCTGCTGATCACCGGCTGTGCGAGCGGCGGCGGCTCGAAGGACCCGGCGGCCGCGCTGCACGGCAGACTGCCGTCCTCGGTGAAGTCGGCGGGGGTGCTGAAGATCGCCTCCGACCTGAGCTACACCCCGGTGGACTTCAAGGACGGGAACGGCACCGCGATGGGCCTGGACGCCGATCTCGCCGCCGAACTCGGCAAGGTGCTCGGCGTGAAGATCCAGATCGTGGACACACCGTTCGAGAAACTGATCCCCGGTCTCCAGCAGAAGGGCTACGACGCTGTCATGTCGGCGCTCACCGACAGCCGCAACCGGCGCGACGGCACCGACGACACGGGCAAGGTGACGAATCCCGGAGTGGATTTCGTCGACTACTTCATCGCGGGCAGCTCGATCCTGGTCCGCAAGGGCAACCCCAAGGGCATCCGCGGCCTGGACGACTTCTGCGGCCAGCGCGTGGCCGTCCAGCGCGGCACCACCCAGGCCGAGATCGTGGCCCGCCAGGCCACCGCCTGCGAGCGCGGCGGCCACCCGATGACCACCGTCCTGACCGAGACCGACGCCGACGCCAGGGACCGGCTGTCCGGCAACCAGGCGGTGGTGGACCTGACCGACTACCCGGTGGCCGCGGAGGCGGCCAAGCACGACGGGGGTTCGATGTTCGAGGTCACCGGCAGCCAGCTCCAGCCCGAGCCGTACGGGATAGCGGTGGCCAAGGAGAACGCCCAGCTGCGCGACACCCTGGCCAAGGCGCTGGACCAGGTGATCCGGAGCGGGGCCTACGACACCGTGCTGGGGCGCTGGGGACTCACCGCGGGGGCGGCGCAGAACGCCGTGGTGAATGGCGGGTTCTGA
- a CDS encoding NADP-dependent malic enzyme, translated as MAAEIIHPNTEDTVDPVDAVFALHRGGKMETVATVPVRDADDLSLAYTPGVARVCTAIAEQPELVNDYTWKSNVVAVVTDGTAVLGLGDIGPEASLPVMEGKAILFKQFGGVDAVPIALATTSVDEIVETVVRLAPSFGGVNLEDISAPRCFEIERRLQEALDIPIFHDDQHGTAIVTTAALWNAAKVTGREIGSLRAVISGAGAAGIAIAKMLVAAGIGDVSLCDRRGVIHQGREDLTDVKAEIAALTNKAGIKGSLNEALAGADVFIGVSGGTVPEEAVATMAKGCFVFAMANPNPEIHPEVAHRYASVVATGRSDFPNQINNVLAFPGIFAGALQVRATRITEGMKLAAAQALAAVVAEELTPQKVIPSPFDERVAPAVTKAVAEAARREGVARR; from the coding sequence GTGGCAGCGGAGATCATCCACCCGAACACCGAGGACACCGTCGACCCGGTCGACGCCGTCTTCGCGCTCCACCGCGGCGGCAAGATGGAGACCGTCGCGACGGTGCCGGTGCGCGACGCGGACGACCTGTCCCTCGCCTACACCCCCGGCGTCGCCCGGGTCTGCACCGCGATCGCCGAGCAGCCCGAGCTGGTCAACGACTACACGTGGAAGTCCAACGTGGTCGCCGTGGTCACCGACGGCACCGCCGTGCTGGGCCTGGGCGACATCGGCCCCGAGGCTTCCCTCCCGGTCATGGAGGGCAAGGCGATCCTGTTCAAGCAGTTCGGCGGCGTGGACGCGGTGCCGATCGCGCTGGCCACCACCTCGGTGGACGAGATCGTCGAGACCGTCGTCCGGCTGGCCCCCTCCTTCGGCGGCGTCAACCTGGAGGACATCTCCGCCCCGCGCTGCTTCGAGATCGAGCGGCGCCTCCAGGAGGCCCTGGACATCCCGATCTTCCACGACGACCAGCACGGCACCGCGATCGTCACCACCGCCGCGCTCTGGAACGCCGCCAAGGTCACCGGCCGCGAGATCGGCTCGCTGCGGGCGGTCATCTCCGGCGCCGGCGCGGCCGGCATCGCGATCGCCAAGATGCTGGTGGCCGCCGGGATCGGCGACGTGTCCCTCTGCGACCGCCGCGGTGTCATCCACCAGGGCCGCGAGGACCTCACCGACGTCAAGGCCGAGATCGCCGCGCTCACCAACAAGGCCGGCATCAAGGGCAGCCTCAACGAGGCGCTGGCCGGGGCGGACGTCTTCATCGGCGTCTCCGGCGGCACCGTGCCGGAGGAGGCCGTGGCCACCATGGCCAAGGGCTGCTTCGTCTTCGCGATGGCCAACCCGAACCCGGAGATCCACCCCGAGGTCGCGCACCGCTACGCCTCGGTGGTCGCCACCGGCCGTTCGGACTTCCCGAACCAGATCAACAACGTGCTGGCCTTCCCCGGCATCTTCGCCGGCGCCCTGCAGGTCCGGGCCACCCGGATCACCGAGGGCATGAAGCTCGCCGCCGCCCAGGCGCTGGCCGCCGTGGTCGCCGAGGAGCTGACCCCGCAGAAGGTCATCCCCTCCCCGTTCGACGAGCGGGTCGCCCCGGCCGTCACCAAGGCCGTGGCCGAGGCCGCCCGCCGCGAGGGCGTCGCCCGCCGGTAG
- a CDS encoding zinc-binding dehydrogenase: MYAAYAARIDADDPLSALELGELPEPQARPGWSVVTVKAATLNHHDLWSLRGVGLPAERLPMILGCDAAGVDEQGNEVVIHSVIGQSGHGVGPTEPRSILTERYQGTFAQQVAVPTWNLLPKPAELSFAEAACLPTAWLTAYRMLFTKAAAKPGETVLVQGAGGGVATALIVLGKAAGLRVWVTGRDEAKRARALSLGADAVFESGARLPERVDAVMETVGAATWSHSVKALKPGGAIVISGATSGPHPKAAELNRIFFLELRVLGSTMGTKEELAGLLALCANTGVRPVIDSVHPLTEARDAFARLAKGEVFGKLVLTP, encoded by the coding sequence ATGTACGCCGCCTACGCCGCACGCATCGACGCCGACGACCCGCTGAGCGCCCTGGAGTTGGGCGAGCTGCCCGAGCCTCAGGCCCGTCCGGGCTGGAGCGTGGTGACCGTCAAGGCCGCCACCCTCAACCACCACGACCTCTGGTCGCTGCGCGGGGTGGGCCTGCCCGCCGAGCGGCTGCCGATGATCCTCGGCTGCGACGCCGCGGGCGTCGACGAGCAGGGCAACGAGGTCGTCATCCACTCCGTGATCGGCCAGAGCGGCCACGGGGTCGGGCCGACCGAGCCGCGCTCCATCCTCACCGAGCGGTACCAGGGCACCTTCGCCCAGCAGGTCGCCGTGCCGACCTGGAACCTGCTGCCCAAGCCGGCCGAGCTCTCCTTCGCCGAGGCCGCCTGCCTGCCCACGGCCTGGCTCACCGCCTACCGGATGCTCTTCACCAAGGCAGCCGCCAAGCCCGGCGAGACCGTCCTCGTCCAGGGCGCCGGCGGTGGCGTGGCCACCGCGCTGATCGTGCTCGGCAAGGCGGCCGGCCTGCGGGTCTGGGTCACCGGCCGGGACGAGGCCAAGCGGGCCCGTGCCCTCTCCCTCGGCGCCGACGCCGTCTTCGAGAGCGGCGCCCGCCTCCCCGAGCGGGTCGACGCCGTGATGGAGACGGTCGGTGCCGCCACCTGGAGCCACTCCGTCAAGGCCCTCAAGCCCGGCGGCGCCATCGTCATCTCCGGCGCCACCTCCGGCCCCCACCCCAAGGCCGCCGAGCTCAACCGGATCTTCTTCCTCGAGCTCCGCGTGCTCGGCTCCACCATGGGCACCAAGGAGGAGCTGGCCGGCCTGCTCGCCCTCTGCGCCAACACCGGCGTCCGCCCGGTGATCGACTCCGTCCACCCCCTCACCGAGGCCCGCGACGCCTTCGCCCGCCTCGCCAAGGGCGAGGTCTTCGGCAAGCTGGTGCTCACCCCCTGA
- a CDS encoding PadR family transcriptional regulator — translation MTPVFGHGRLRLYLLKLLGESPRHGYDVIRLLEERFEGTYAPSAGTVYPRLAKLEQEGLVSHSTEGGRKVYHLTEAGRAELADRQAELDELESEIRASVAQLAGAIREDVRDSAKSLREELWGAARQAPKAEGEPWAGPWGDKEAWQRAKEEFAQFKTQAKEQARRAKEQERAAKAKAKAAEEEARRLREEAKAARGAAQQEAIRIKKRVEQQVREAAARGDWSTGLTEGLAELTRSLAGLADAAKWGPAAPPPAEEQITVDRIDLDKPPADTPAWAATDPAADPARELERLLDRFRDQIRDAARDSGVTPAQLATTRATLAAAADRLRATFH, via the coding sequence ATGACCCCCGTCTTCGGCCACGGCCGCCTCCGGCTCTACCTGCTCAAGCTGCTCGGCGAGTCACCCCGGCACGGCTACGACGTGATCCGCCTGCTGGAGGAGCGCTTCGAGGGCACCTACGCGCCCTCGGCCGGCACCGTCTACCCCCGGCTCGCCAAGCTGGAGCAGGAGGGCCTGGTCAGCCACTCCACCGAGGGCGGCCGCAAGGTCTACCACCTCACCGAGGCCGGCCGCGCCGAGCTGGCCGACCGGCAGGCCGAGCTCGACGAGCTGGAGAGCGAGATCCGCGCCTCGGTGGCCCAGCTGGCCGGGGCGATCCGCGAGGACGTCCGGGACAGCGCGAAGAGCCTGCGCGAGGAGCTGTGGGGCGCGGCCCGCCAGGCCCCCAAGGCCGAGGGCGAGCCCTGGGCCGGGCCCTGGGGCGACAAGGAGGCCTGGCAGCGGGCCAAGGAGGAGTTCGCCCAGTTCAAGACCCAGGCCAAGGAGCAGGCCCGCCGGGCCAAGGAGCAGGAGCGGGCCGCCAAGGCGAAGGCCAAGGCCGCCGAGGAGGAGGCGCGGCGCCTGCGCGAGGAGGCCAAGGCCGCCCGCGGCGCCGCCCAGCAGGAGGCGATCCGGATCAAGAAGCGGGTCGAGCAGCAGGTCCGCGAGGCCGCCGCCCGGGGCGACTGGTCCACCGGCCTCACCGAGGGCCTGGCCGAGCTCACCCGCAGCCTGGCCGGCCTGGCCGACGCCGCCAAGTGGGGCCCCGCCGCCCCGCCGCCCGCCGAGGAGCAGATCACGGTCGACCGGATCGACCTCGACAAGCCCCCCGCCGACACCCCCGCCTGGGCCGCCACCGACCCGGCCGCCGACCCGGCCCGCGAGCTCGAGCGCCTGCTCGACCGCTTCCGCGACCAGATCCGCGACGCCGCCCGCGACTCGGGCGTCACCCCGGCCCAGCTCGCCACCACCCGAGCCACTCTCGCCGCCGCCGCCGACCGCCTGCGCGCCACCTTCCACTGA
- a CDS encoding DUF4097 family beta strand repeat-containing protein, whose translation MSQWTVSGPEQITFEEPVDTLQVRIVAGVVNVVASEGPARLEVTELEGDALHIEQVDGVLTVTYPELNVGRFSEALKSLESVKSFFGTLRKHNRAVVSLAVPAGAEVKVGTVSADTTVSGIAGRVSVNGASGETTLVGISGRTDANTVSGAVTAQALSGELRAHSVSGDLTVIAGTADRIAAKSVSGAVTLDLDVRTAAEISVSTVSGPVGIRLPSLADTKVELGTTSGDLSSTFEELTVNGSWGAKRLSGEIGSGAGKLQVTTVSGAVTVLRRPEPEEDRPSLVKELPTTPAAPAAEAPADSTAPSDSEEN comes from the coding sequence ATGAGTCAGTGGACGGTCAGCGGGCCGGAGCAGATCACCTTCGAGGAGCCGGTCGACACCCTCCAGGTGCGCATCGTGGCCGGCGTGGTCAATGTGGTCGCCTCCGAGGGCCCGGCCCGGCTGGAGGTCACCGAGCTGGAGGGCGACGCCCTGCACATCGAGCAGGTCGACGGGGTCCTCACCGTCACCTACCCCGAGCTCAACGTGGGCCGCTTCTCCGAGGCCCTCAAGTCGCTGGAGTCGGTCAAGTCCTTCTTCGGCACCCTGCGCAAGCACAACCGCGCCGTGGTCTCGCTGGCCGTCCCGGCCGGCGCCGAGGTCAAGGTCGGCACCGTCTCGGCCGACACCACCGTCTCCGGCATCGCCGGCCGCGTCTCGGTCAACGGCGCCAGCGGCGAGACCACCCTGGTCGGCATCTCCGGCCGCACCGACGCCAACACCGTCTCCGGCGCCGTCACCGCCCAGGCCCTCTCCGGCGAGCTGCGCGCGCACTCCGTCTCCGGCGACCTCACCGTGATCGCCGGCACCGCCGACAGGATCGCCGCCAAGTCGGTCAGCGGCGCCGTCACCCTCGACCTGGACGTGCGCACCGCCGCCGAGATCAGCGTCTCCACCGTGAGCGGCCCGGTCGGCATCCGGCTCCCCTCGCTCGCCGACACCAAGGTCGAGCTCGGCACCACCAGCGGCGACCTCTCCTCCACCTTCGAGGAGCTCACCGTGAACGGCAGCTGGGGCGCCAAGCGGCTCTCCGGCGAGATCGGCTCCGGCGCCGGCAAGCTCCAGGTCACCACCGTCTCCGGCGCCGTCACCGTGCTGCGCCGCCCCGAGCCGGAGGAGGACCGGCCCAGCCTGGTCAAGGAGCTGCCCACCACCCCGGCCGCGCCCGCCGCCGAGGCCCCCGCCGACTCGACCGCCCCGTCCGACTCCGAGGAGAACTGA
- a CDS encoding DUF6104 family protein gives MYFTDRGIEELASRRGDEEVTFEWLAERLREFVDLNPDFEIPVERLATWLARLDDEDED, from the coding sequence GTGTACTTCACCGACCGTGGGATCGAGGAGCTGGCCAGCCGGCGCGGCGACGAGGAGGTCACCTTCGAGTGGCTCGCCGAGCGGCTGCGCGAGTTCGTCGACCTCAACCCGGACTTCGAGATCCCGGTCGAGCGGCTGGCCACCTGGCTGGCCCGCCTCGACGACGAGGACGAGGACTGA